The following coding sequences lie in one Spinacia oleracea cultivar Varoflay chromosome 1, BTI_SOV_V1, whole genome shotgun sequence genomic window:
- the LOC110779747 gene encoding uncharacterized protein yields MFEDHESLDQVLEGVGHANTPLTGWLEANRKYPNARKLTYHEFPTDWVWQRKEKKWKGRDEGFKIGRIYFVHPASEELYYLRMLLNIVRGSTTFAEIRTVNGIEFATFKEACNALGLLEGDNEWHQALQDASSWAHAPQLRELFVTMSIFCEVSNPTDLWEKNWELLSDVVLYRQRKRSLTNYANMPFPDMSLVQQTSNRMILEEQMFDMATLAEEASNLEAGLNPEQSSVYRQILDNVENRTGGVFFIYGSGGTGKTYLWSTLISRIRSQGGIVIAVASSGIAALLLHCGRTAHSRFSIPINLNENSCCRIS; encoded by the exons ATGTTTGAAGATCACGAGTCCCTGGATCAAGTCCTAGAAGGAGTAGGACATGCAAACACTCCTCTCACCGGGTGGCTGGAAGCAAATAGGAAGTACCCAAATGCAAGAAAACTAACATACCATGAATTCCCAACTGATTGGGTATGGcaaaggaaggaaaagaaatGGAAAGGAAGAGACGAAGGGTTCAAAATAGGGAGGATATACTTTGTGCACCCAGCATCAGAGGAGCTTTACTACTTGCGTATGCTCCTTAATATAGTCAGAGGTTCAACAACCTTTGCGGAAATAAGAACGGTGAATGGCATAGAATTTGCCACATTCAAGGAAGCTTGCAATGCTTTGGGTCTTCTAGAAGGAGATAATGAATGGCATCAAGCTTTACAAGATGCATCATCTTGGGCCCATGCCCCACAACTTAGAGAGTTATTCGTCACAATGTCAATTTTCTGTGAAGTATCAAATCCCACTGACCTATGGGAGAAAAACTGGGAGCTCCTATCAGATGTTGTCCTATACCGGCAACGCAAAAG GAGCCTCACAAACTACGCAAATATGCCATTCCCAGACATGTCTCTAGTGCAACAAACTTCAAACAGAATGATATTGGAAGAGCAAATGTTTGATATGGCCACGTTAGCAGAAGAAGCATCTAATCTAGAAGCAGGCCTAAATCCAGAACAAAGCTCTGTGTACCGTCAGATACTCGACAATGTTGAGAACAGAACAGGGGGAGTATTCTTCATTTACGGCAGCGGAGGTACAGGGAAGACATATTTGTGGAGCACCTTAATTTCAAGGATTAGATCTCAAGGAGGTATAGTCATCGCAGTCGCCTCATCTGGAATTGCAGCACTATTACTTCACTGTGGAAGGACGGCACATTCACGCTTTAGCATCCCAATTAATTTGAATGAGAACTCATGTTGCAGAATAAGCTAA
- the LOC110779746 gene encoding uncharacterized protein, whose translation MPLRQYVDRSLRDIMQTINQGAEDKPFGGKTVVLGGDFRKILPVVPRKGRPDIVDASVSRSPTIWPHCTVFKLTTNMRLRGSTTTIGKEQMQAFSKWVLDVGDGNISSSAKSGEDEATWIQIPTDLLVKDHDDKKVALVEEIYPDLLHRYKDINYLSERAILAPKNECVDEINNYILSMIPGEERVYTSADRVSPLTNRTSIEEDLYPTEFLNTLQFPGIPNHEMRLKVDCPIILLRNINQVEGLCNGTRLIITRLEAIVIEAQVVTGKNVGRRVSIPRVEMTPSNHTLPFTMKRRQFPVKEYKACKQRKTHLLSSVNTNKKPTSKNRPQRYLRLHLQEHCISFIGPKYPTRIDCCLSQVPFPYPLITSFTCE comes from the exons ATGCCTTTGAGGCAGTACGTGGACCGCTCTTTACGTGATATTATGCAAACAATTAACCAGGGCGCTGAAGACAAACCCTTTGGAGGAAAGACAGTGGTATTAGGAGGTGACTTCAGGAAAATATTACCAGTAGTTCCACGAAAAGGAAGACCAGATATAGTAGACGCATCTGTCAGTAGGTCGCCAACAATTTGGCCTCATTGCACCGTGTTCAAACTCACTACGAACATGAGACTGAGGGGAAGCACAACCACAATCGGAAAAGAACAAATGCAGGCTTTCAGCAAATGGGTACTAGATGTGGGCGATGGAAACATATCTTCCAGTGCTAAAAGCGGGGAAGATGAGGCTACTTGGATCCAAATACCAACTGACTTACTGGTAAAGGACCATGACGATAAAAAGGTCGCCCTTGTGGAAGAAATATACCCTGACCTTCTTCACAGGTACAAAGACATCAACTACCTTTCTGAAAGGGCTATATTAGCGCCTAAAAACGAATGTGTGGATGAAATAAATAACTACATACTCTCGATGATCCCCGGCGAAGAAAGAGTATATACAAGTGCTGATAGAGTAAGTCCCCTCACAAATAGAACCTCCATCGAAGAAGATCTATACCCAACAGAGTTCCTCAACACACTGCAGTTCCCTGGCATCCCAAATCATGAGATGCGACTAAAGGTAGATTGTCCAATAATCCTACTTAGAAACATCAATCAAGTTGAGGGATTATGCAATGGAACAAGGCTCATCATAACGCGGCTGGAAGCAATTGTAATTGAAGCACAAGTGGTAACCGGAAAAAATGTAGGTCGCAGAGTCTCCATTCCGCGGGTAGAGATGACACCATCTAATCACACACTGCCATTCACTATGAAGCGCAGACAATTCCCTGTCAAG GAATACAAGGCCTGCAAGCAGAGGAAGACCCATCTTTTAAGTTCTGTGAACACTAACAAAAAACCAACGAGCAAAAACAGACCCCAAAG GTATCTGCGGTTGCATCTTCAGGAGCATTGCATATCTTTCATTGGTCCCAAGTATCCTACGCGTATAGACTGCTGCCTTTCCCAAGTTCCCTTTCCGTATCCTTTGATCACATCCTTCACTTGTGAATGA
- the LOC130465464 gene encoding uncharacterized protein, with translation MKVVGYTNTSIDKEGINQSLQGEELIGQLIGVENKIHTSDHRRTIHMQDERKNSIAVTLWGPQADLVPDDIPDNGAQPQIVIITATRLTMFKGNYQLNSTGGTKIYINLNILEVEHFKRDMVDVPLQEIGRIQVTQPESLEEAMTKNRKTITELQQLYMEREENEDLKTTYTCVAKISFIHDEECGWMYTSCNNCKSRVDENQYCNKCQVVPEFPIDRWSIQTQCHFAILYHNQIKITHFNYYRYRLIATIDDGNATMTVGIFDKDVENLIGKPITSMMKIYEQEKGAEKVSKELQQCIGKKCTLKLKVNTKGYIQELTAIKIFHVETDDKIVAKRQGKEVLKQIKKEGEPNKKAKMIG, from the exons ATGAAAGTTGTAGGGTACACAAATACAAGCATTGATAAAGAAGGCATTAATCAATCACTTCAAGGAGAAG AATTAATTGGACAACTTATTGGAGTAGAGAACAAAATCCACACATCAGATCATCGCCGAACGATCCACATGCAAGATGAAAG GAAAAACAGTATTGCGGTAACGTTGTGGGGACCCCAAGCTGATCTGGTCCCAGATGACATACCAGACAATGGAGCACAACCACAGATAGTAATAATCACAGCTACACGCTTAACAATGTTCAAAG GGAACTATCAACTCAATTCCACAGGAGGAACTAAGATCTACATCAATCTAAACATCCTAGAAGTGGAACATTTCAAGAGAGA CATGGTAGATGTCCCGCTACAAGAAATAGGTCGAATACAGGTCACCCAGCCAGAGAGCTTAGAGGAGGCGATGACCAAGAACCGAAAAACAATAACAGAACTACAACAACTATACatggagagagaagaaaatgaG GATTTGAAAACCACTTACACTTGCGTGGCAAAAATTTCATTCATCCATGACGAAGAGTGTGGCTGGATGTACACTTCATGTAACAATTGCAAATCAAGGGTGGATGAGAACCAATACTGCAACAAATGTCAAGTAGTCCCAGAATTCCCCATCGATAGGTGGAGTATACAAACACAATGCCATTTTGCTATATTGTAccacaatcaaatcaaaataacaCATTTCAATTATTATAGGTACCGATTAATTGCGACAATTGATGACGGGAACGCAACAATGACTGTGGGGATTTTTGACAAAGACGTGGAGAATCTAATTGGCAAACCAATAACATCAATGATGAAGATTTATGAGCAG GAAAAGGGAGCGGAAAAGGTCTCAAAAGAGCTACAACAATGCATCGGGAAAAAATGTACACTCAAGCTCAAAGTTAACACCAAGGGATACATTCAAGAGCTAACTGCTATTAAGATCTTCCATGTGGAAACGGATGACAAAATAGTTGCAAAACGACAAGGGAAGGAGGtcctaaaacaaataaaaaaggaagGCGAGCCAAACAAGAAAGCCAAAATGATTGGGTAA
- the LOC130465465 gene encoding uncharacterized protein, whose amino-acid sequence MSGRNNRPPINAELAERLQQLTELTQTLGAALLNNNNNNNNNGNNNPDYAKKVASRNPPYFQGEEDPSILENWICEFDKLFEAIGCPEEERIPSATYYLKGEADIWWSTSRADLVVEPGFNWEAFKDAMRDRFYPEHVKMQKFDEFADLRQRNMSVQEYHSKFLELARFAPTMVPDERAKANKFIRGLNFDTQKVVIVLGCRTLQEAYVSAASHYRVEKLEEEIKSRGKRKEGDSRNINQSGGNSGGYGDKRPRYNNGNQGPGGGYHGNNNNYRGNNGGKPQNQGQNQKYGNGNGKRNERYYYCKQCRKDHPGVDCKGNAVQCFGCKKMGHREFECYAKKNGGQQQQGRQNNFRNNNNQGNPSGSQSAQNGPNKTLSTPNSSNGNVNGGNKGRIL is encoded by the coding sequence ATGTCAGGAAGGAACAATCGTCCTCCCATTAATGCTGAATTGGCTGAACGGCTTCAGCAACTCACAGAACTGACCCAAACCTTAGGAGCGGCTTTgttgaacaacaacaacaacaacaacaacaatggaaacaacAATCCTGACTATGCTAAGAAAGTCGCCAGTAGAAACCCACCTTACTTCCAAGGTGAAGAGGACCCTAGTATCCTAGAAAACTGGATCTGTGAATTTGATAAACTATTTGAGGCTATAGGGTGCCCTGAGGAAGAGAGAATCCCTTCTGCAACCTATTATCTTAAGGGAGAAGCTGATATTTGGTGGTCCACCTCCCGAGCTGACCTAGTTGTTGAACCTGGATTTAACTGGGAGGCCTTTAAGGATGCTATGAGGGATAGGTTTTACCCTGAACATGTGAAAATGCAAAAATTCGATGAGTTTGCTGACCTTAGGCAGAGAAACATGTCTGTCCAAGAGTATCATTCTAAGTTCCTAGAGCTAGCCAGGTTTGCACCTACTATGGTCCCTGATGAGAGAGCTAAGGCCAACAAATTCATTCGAggtttgaactttgacaccCAGAAGGTTGTGATTGTTTTGGGATGCCGAACCTTGCAAGAAGCTTATGTTAGCGCAGCGAGTCACTACAGAGTTGAGAAACTGGAGGAGGAAATCAAGTCTAGGGGTAAGAGAAAGGAAGGAGATTCGAGGAACATCAATCAGAGTGGGGGAAATTCTGGAGGCTATGGGGATAAGAGGCCTAGGTACAACAATGGTAATCAAGGTCCGGGTGGAGGATACCATGGAAATAACAACAATTATCGAGGAAACAATGGAGGGAAACCCCAAAACCAAGGGCAGAACCAGAAGTATGGGAATGGGAACGGAAAAAGGAATGAGAGATACTACTATTGCAAACAGTGTAGGAAGGACCACCCAGGGGTTGATTGTAAGGGGAATGCTGTGCAGTGCTTTGGTTGCAAGAAGATGGGACATCGTGAGTTTGAGTGCTATGCTAAGAAAAATGGGGGTCAACAACAACAAGGGAGGCAGAACAATTTCAGGAATAACAACAATCAAGGTAACCCTTCAGGGAGCCAATCTGCTCAAAATGGCCCTAACAAGACCTTGTCTACCCCGAATAGCAGCAATGGGAATGTGAATGGTGGCAACAAGGGGAGGATATTGTGA